A portion of the Camelus ferus isolate YT-003-E chromosome 16, BCGSAC_Cfer_1.0, whole genome shotgun sequence genome contains these proteins:
- the KRTAP29-1 gene encoding LOW QUALITY PROTEIN: keratin-associated protein 29-1 (The sequence of the model RefSeq protein was modified relative to this genomic sequence to represent the inferred CDS: inserted 1 base in 1 codon), which produces MPLPFQRCSCESGTGQSPCLVSSGEPSCSETIGSQGKCCEASPCQQSSCQGPVYLSGSCQAACGLTVCCDIGXCHPFCSEATFCPATPCPPAIRAASLCQPTCCQARSCQLISGEDQPRQSTYYQPVCYVFKSCQSVPCVPVPHQLCPCVFGSCNPACCFSSPCQTLHCPPVPSITFICQPVANPCSVKNPCKPASCSTIPSGQPTCGEPTSCNQSACKSPSCQQAFCVTGSGKSSSGGSSRFRATAPSLPGQHLLANFLPTQPGVQLPYSDISLREHSLHVLRGLPLSASA; this is translated from the exons ATGCCACTGCCATTCCAGCGGTGCTCCTGTGAATCTGGCACTGGTCAGTCTCCTTGTCTGGTTAGCTCGGGCGAGCCCTCCTGCTCAGAAACCATCGGCAGTCAGGGAAAGTGCTGTGAAGCCAGCCCCTGCCAACAGAGCTCCTGCCAGGGACCTGTCTACCTGTCTGGGTCATGCCAGGCAGCCTGTGGCCTAACAGTCTGCTGTGACATAG CCTGCCATCCATTCTGCTCTGAGGCAACTTTCTGTCCTGCAACACCTTGCCCACCAGCCATCCGTGCAGCTAGTCTATGCCAGCCAACTTGCTGCCAAGCACGTTCATGTCAACTCATTAGTGGTGAAGACCAGCCCCGCCAATCAACTTATTACCAACCTGTCTGCTACGTTTTTAAGTCTTGTCAATCAGTTCCCTGCGTGCCTGTGCCCCACCAGCTGTGTCCTTGTGTTTTCGGTTCTTGCAATCCTGCTTGCTGTTTCTCCTCCCCTTGCCAGACACTTCACTGCCCACCAGTTCCATCCATAACCTTCATCTGCCAGCCAGTGGCTAACCCTTGTTCTGTAAAGAACCCTTGCAAACCAGCTTCCTGCAGCACCATCCCTTCTGGCCAACCAACTTGTGGTGAACCTACTTCCTGCAATCAAAGTGCCTGCAAATCCCCTTCCTGCCAACAAGCTTTCTGTGTGACAGGTTCTGGCAAATCATCCAGTGGAGGTTCCAGTCGCTTCCGAGCCACTGCCCCAAGTCTGCCAGGCCAGCACCTGCTAGCCAACTTCCTGCCAACCCAGCCAGGAGTCCAGCTTCCGTACAGTGACATTTCACTGAGAGAGCACTCTTTACACGTCCTCCGAGGTCTGCCACTGTCAGCAAGTGCATAG
- the LOC102513069 gene encoding keratin-associated protein 16-1: MPGNCCSRKCPSVPAVSLCSTEVSCGGPVCLPSSCRSRTWQLVTQDSCRSSSCGLQRCEPSCPVSSCAQPVCCEATICEPTCPVSSCAQPVCCEATICEPTCPVSSCAQPVCCEATICEPTCPVSSCAQPVCCEATICEPTCPVSSCAQPVCCEATICEPTCPVSSCAQPVCCEATICEPTCPVSSCVQPVCCEATICEPTCPVSSCVQPVCCEATICEPTCQVNSCAQPVCCEAPSYQPVLCVPTTCQSILRRPSCCQPVICEHTYCPTVCTRPSSCQPVICEPACCQPVCPTPSCCSSVRSVANGRQSVCCEPPCEPHCEPPCSEPICQPTTRVSLVSESVCVRPVCCVSSPCEPPCVSSTSQEPSYCISSLCQPICSESSLCSPSVCVPRPCQPVGYVVKRCQSVCCEPVSCPSTSCRPLCCRPGSSASVICRPICSRTFYIPSSCKQPCTPSISYRPICRPLFSGPTTYRQPYVTSISYRPGCFRPCYSILRRPACITSVSYRPICTHLSCTDTCKRDCKKSTSSQPDCADSTPCKTEVSEANPSQPTEDKPTNPTTCEAATSQPAATKPANC, translated from the coding sequence ATGCCTGGAAACTGCTGTTCTAGAAAATGCCCCTCTGTGCCAGCTGTCTCCCTCTGCTCCACTGAGGTGAGCTGTGGAGGGCCTGTTTGCCTGCCCAGTTCTTGCCGGAGCCGGACTTGGCAACTGGTGACTCAAGATAGCTGCAGATCATCCAGCTGTGGCCTGCAGCGCTGTGAGCCCTCCTGTCCCGTAAGCAGCTGTGCCCAGCCTGTGTGCTGCGAGGCCACCATCTGCGAGCCCACCTGTCCCGTGAGCAGCTGTGCCCAGCCTGTGTGCTGCGAGGCCACCATCTGCGAGCCCACCTGTCCCGTGAGCAGCTGTGCCCAGCCTGTGTGCTGCGAGGCCACCATCTGCGAGCCCACCTGTCCCGTGAGCAGCTGTGCCCAGCCTGTGTGCTGCGAGGCCACCATCTGCGAGCCCACCTGTCCCGTGAGCAGCTGTGCCCAGCCTGTGTGCTGCGAGGCCACCATCTGCGAGCCCACCTGTCCCGTGAGCAGCTGTGCCCAGCCTGTGTGCTGCGAGGCCACCATCTGCGAGCCCACCTGTCCCGTGAGCAGCTGTGTCCAGCCTGTGTGCTGCGAGGCCACCATCTGTGAGCCCACCTGTCCCGTGAGCAGCTGTGTCCAGCCTGTGTGCTGCGAGGCCACCATCTGTGAGCCCACCTGTCAGGTGAACAGCTGTGCCCAGCCTGTGTGCTGCGAGGCCCCTTCCTACCAACCAGTCCTCTGTGTGCCCACTACTTGCCAGAGCATCCTCCGCAGACCCAGCTGCTGCCAGCCAGTCATCTGTGAGCACACCTACTGTCCGACTGTCTGCACCAGGCCAAGTTCCTGCCAACCAGTGATCTGTGAGCCTGCTTGCTGTCAGCCAGTGTGCCCCACGCCTAGCTGCTGTTCATCTGTCCGCTCTGTGGCCAATGGCCGCCAGTCTGTCTGCTGTGAGCCACCTTGTGAGCCACATTGTGAGCCACCTTGCTCAGAGCCCATATGCCAGCCAACCACCCGTGTGTCTCTGGTCAGTGAGTCTGTCTGCGTCCGCCCGGTCTGCTGTGTTTCAAGCCCTTGCGAACCACCTTGTGTCTCTAGCACGAGCCAAGAGCCCTCTTACTGCATCTCTAGCCTCTGCCAACCCATCTGCTCCGAGTCCAGCCTCTGCTCACCTAGTGTCTGTGTGCCCCGGCCATGTCAACCCGTCGGCTATGTCGTCAAGCGCTGCCAGTCTGTCTGCTGTGAGCCCGTTTCCTGCCCGTCTACCTCCTGCCGACCTCTCTGCTGCCGCCCAGGGTCTTCTGCATCTGTCATCTGCCGGCCAATTTGCTCTCGAACTTTCTACATACCCAGCTCCTGCAAACAACCGTGCACTCCTTCAATTTCCTACCGCCCAATTTGCCGCCCTCTCTTCTCTGGACCCACCACCTACAGGCAGCCGTATGTGACGTCCATCTCCTACCGCCCAGGCTGCTTTCgcccctgttactccatcttgcgCCGCCCGGCCTGCATCACTTCTGTCTCTTACCGTCCCATCTGCACCCACCTGTCTTGTACTGACACCTGCAAACGTGATTGCAAAAAGTCTACTTCCAGCCAACCGGATTGTGCTGACTCAACACCCTGCAAGACAGAGGTCTCAGAGGCCAATCCTTCCCAGCCCACTGAGGACAAGCCCACCAACCCAACCACCTGTGAGGCCGCAACAAGCCAGCCTGCTGCCACCAAGCCTGCTAACTGCTGA
- the LOC116669180 gene encoding keratin-associated protein 17-1: MGCCPGDCLACCTQEQDCCEVCCCQPSCCGCCGNCCGCCGGGGGGGGCGGGCCGSGCGGCGDCGGCGGCGGCGSCCGSSCCGSSGCCGPVCCQPTPICETK; this comes from the coding sequence ATGGGGTGCTGCCCAGGGGACTGCCTCGCCTGCTGCACGCAAGAACAAGACTGCTGTGAGGTGTGCTgctgccagccctcctgctgcGGCTGCTGCGGCAACTGCTGCGgctgctgcggcggcggcggcggcggcggtggctgcggcggcggctgctgcggATCAGGCTGCGGGGGCTGCGGGGACTGCGGGGgctgcggcggctgcggcggctgcgGGAGCTGCTGCGGCTCCAGCTGCTGCGGCTCGTCGGGCTGCTGCGGGCCCGTGTGCTGCCAGCCCACGCCCATCTGCGAGACGAAATGA